The window GGACATAGAACCATTTCTGAAAAATAGCTTTTTATGTTGACATATATATAGGTTGTTATTTATAATTTCAGTGACACCTAATTGTAAATACTTTGTAGAATCTTCATAATTTTTTCTATAAAGAAGTTAAGCATTTTTAGTATTATTAGTAGCATTGTAGGAGATAGGTGTTAAACTTAAATTTACATTAACTTAGTAGATTTCTCCTTATTTATCAGGGAGATTTTTTTATTTTAATCACAATAATTAATATTCTAGGAGGATGGTAGTATGGTAGGAAACTTAAAGAAGTTTTCAAGAGGGCTTGTTCTAGCTCTTGCTTCGACGCTAATTTTTGCTAGCTGTTCACCAGCAGGTGGAGGTTCATCAAAAGAAGGTAATGTTAAAACAGTTGGTGTAATCCAACACGTACAACACCCAGCACTTGATTCAGCTAATGAAGGGTTTGTTAAAGCTCTAGCTGATAAAGGCTATAAAGATGGTGAAAAAGTTAAAATTGATCAAAAGAATGCTCAGGGAGAAGTTGTTAACAACGATTCAATTGCAAAGAAATTTGCATCAGATAAGGTTGATTTAATATTTGCTATAGCAACTCCATCAGCACAAGCAGCATATAATGCTACAAAGGAAATTCCAGTAGTATTAACAGCAGTTACAGACCCAGTTGCAGCTAAACTTGTTAAATCAATGGACAAGTCAGGAACAAACGTTACTGGAACATCTGATTTAGCACCAATTAAGAAACAATTAGAAATAGTTAAGAAAATCAATCCAAATGCTAAAAAAGTTGGTTTCATGTATAATGCAGGTGAAGCAAACTCAGTAATTCAAGCTAAGGAAGCTGCAAAGGCTGCAAAGGAACTTGGACTTGAAATAGTAGAACAAACTATAACATCTACTAATGACGTTGCTCAAGCAACTGATATTGTTTGCTCAAAGGTAGATGCTTTATATATTCCAACTGATAACATGGTAGTTTCAGCAAGAGCTATTGTTGCTAAAAAGGCTTTAGATAAGAAGATACCAGTTATTTCTGCTGAAGGAAGCGTTGTAGAAGCTGGCGGTTTATTATCAGAGGGACTTGACTATAAGAGTCTTGGTTATGAAGCTGGTCTTATGGCAGTAGATATACTAGAAGGTAAGAGCAAGCCTCAAGACATGAAGGTTAAACTTGCAGAAAAGTTCACTTTAACTGTAAACAAAAAGACTTTAGATAAACTTGGAATAAAACTACCTAAGGAACTTCAAGACAAAGCTCAATTTGTAGGTGGTGAAAAGTAGTGTCATTTTTAATCTCAGTACTTGAACAAGGACTAATATATGGAATAGTTTCACTAGGAATATACATCACATACAAGATACTAGATTTTCCTGATTTATCAGTTGATGGATCATTTCCACTAGGTGCAGGGGCAACAGCTATGTGCTTAACCCTAGGTATAAATCCCTACGTTACTCTACTTATAGCGTTTGCTGCAGGAGCAATTGGCGGACTTTTAACAGGTATTTTACACGTTAAGTTTAAAATAACTAATCTATTATCAGGTATACTTGTTATGCTTGCACTATACTCTATAACATTAAGAGTTATGGGTGGTAAACCAAACATTGCTCTTTATAACGAGAAAACTGTTTTTATAGAAGGAATTCCTTCTATTATAATAATTGCAATTATTGCAGTTGTTTGTAAGATACTTCTTGACCTATTCTTTAAGACAAAGCTTGGCTTTATGCTTATATCAGCTGGAGATAACCCTCAGCTAGTAACTTCTCTTGGAGTTAATAAAGGCTTTGTTATAACTATTGGTCTTATGATTTCAAACGGTCTTGTTGCACTTGGTGGTTCACTAATCGCTCAATATCAAGGTTTTGTTGATGTATCAATGGGAGCTGGTACTATTGTTGTAGGACTTGCTTCAATAATACTTGGTACTTCGCTATTTAAGAAGGTTAACTTTATAGCTATTACAACTGTAACTGTTATAGGTGCACTTCTTTATAAGTTAATTATTGGTATTGCCCTAGCTGCAAATCTTCCACCAGAAGATATGAGACTTATTACAGCTTTAATAGTTGTTATTGCATTAGTAGCTAATAACACTAAATTTAAGTTTAAGAAAAAAAATAGAACTATTGGAGGTGATTCTTCTGCTACGTCTACAGAATCTGCATAAAACATTTGGAAAAGGAACTGTTAATGAAAACTACCTTTACAAAGGAATTTCACTAGAAATTGAAAGTGGAGATTTTATTACCATTATAGGTAGTAATGGAGCAGGAAAATCTACTCTTTTAAATATAATAGGGGGAAAAATCCCTCTAGATGAAGGTATTATTTCTATTAAAGATAAGAATATATCTGATATGCCAGAATATAAGCGTTGTAAGTTCATTGGGAGAGTATTTCAAGACCCATCTCTTGGTACAAGCCCTTCTATGACAATACTTGAGAACCTTTCAATGGCATATAATAAGGGTAAAAAATTCAACTTAACCCTAGGAGTTCAAAAAGGTAAAATAGACTATTTTAAAGGTCTTTTATCAAAGCTTAACCTTGGTCTAGAAGCCAAGCTTCATACTAAGGTTGGAGACCTTTCAGGTGGTCAAAGACAATCACTTGCACTACTTATGGCAACAATGTCTAACCCAGATGTTCTTCTTCTTGACGAACATACTGCAGCACTTGACCCTAAAACATCTGAGATAATTCTTGATCTTACAGAAGAGATAATCAAAGAAAAGAACATGACTTCACTTATGGTAACACATAATCTTAATCATGCAATTAAGGCTGGAAATAGACTTATAATGCTACATCGTGGAAACATTATAATGGATATAAAAGGTGAAGAAAAGAAAAACCTAACAATTGAAAAACTAATAGATTCATTTGAAAAGTTAAACTTTAAAAATGAACTAAGTGATAGGGCTATATTCTCTTAGAATATAGCCTTTTTTTTACTTAACAACTATGTTAAAAACACACTTAATATGTGAACTTTATCCATTAAACACTTCAATTAAAAGGAAATTTAAAATTTTTATTGAATTAAGCTTAAGTATAGCAATAGATTAAATTCCCTAGTTTCTATAGTAAATAACGATAGCATAGGTATTACCCATGATATAGACAAATCAATATAAATAGTCTATATTATATATAAGAATTTCTGTTTACGGACTATTATCTTTATATAAAAGGAATTCTTTATTTATGTCAGTGATTTTAAGACAAACATAAAGGCCATACTATAAAAATAGTACAGCCTTTTATATATTTAATCATAGTGTGGTAAGTGGTTTTTTCTATGATTCTTTTAGTTTAGTTTTAATTTCACCAAAGTTAAATAGTGTATATAGAAGTATTGAAGAAACACTAACCATGAATAGACCATTGCTTAGAAGTTGGCCCCATATTCCAGTAAGTCCAACAAATGCTTCTTTACCAGCATAATGTGCTCCTATTCCTAGTGACATACTTATAGCTAGTATAATAAAGTTCTTGTTATCAGATAGGTTTACGTTTCTAAGTATTGACATACCTGATGTAGTTATTATACCGAATAAACATACTGTAACTCCACCTAAAACAGGAGTTGGAATAAGTGTTATTAGTGTTGTTAGCTTAGGAATAAATGCTATTATAATTAGCATTACCGCAGCTGTTCTTATTATACTGTTACTCTTATACTTTGAGAATCTAAATATTGCAACGTTCTCGCTTAGGAACGCTTGAGGGAATGCATTAAAAGCTCCTGCTAAAAGCTGAGCTACTGCTTGACCTCTTAAGCCCTTTGATTTTCCTTTGTTGTTTGTTGTTTGACCTGATAAATCGTCTAGGATTGCGAATACTCCTATACATTGAACAAGGTTAATTATACAGAATATAGTCATAATTACTATTGCTTCTGTATTGAATTGTGGTACTCCGAATTTAAATGGAGTTACTATTTGGAACCATTTAGCTTCCATTAGTGGTGTAAAGTCTATCATACCCATAAATGCACCTATTATAGTACCTATAACAAGACCAAGCATTAGAGCTATTGATTTAACTATACCCTTACCAAATCTTTCAAAGGCAATAACAATTGCTATAACCACAAATCCTAGTATAAGGTTTTTAGCACTACCATATGTTGGGCTTCCATGTGCACCTGCTAATTCTCCAAATGCAACTGGTGCAAGAGAAATCCCTAGTAGTGTAACAAATGACCCCATAACTATTGGCGGGAAGAATACTAGTATCTTATGCATAAAGAAACATAGCACAAAAACTACGACTGAGGATACCATTATGGCACCGAATAAAGCTGGGAAACCATGTTTAGTTCCAACTATTATCATTGGAGCAAGCGGTACAAATGATGCACCTAGTGCTAGTGGTGCTTTAGACCCTATAAACTTACCAATACCATAAACTTGGATTAGTGCTGCTATAGCATTAGCAAATAGAGTTGACGCTACCAAAAATGCTAAGGTTTCAGGATCTGCTTTCATTGCACGTCCCACAACTAATGCAACTGTAATTGATCCTGGACAAAGAGTTAGTACTTGCTGAAGTGCAAGAATAATCTTCTCCCTTGGCGGAACTTTTTCTTCAAAAGGCGAACTTGTAACTTGTGCCTCTTTTACAACGTTATCAATCATAATAACCCCCCTACAAAATATTCCACATTATTTAGTTATAAAACAACAAAGATGCTCATATTAATTTAATAATTAATATGAAATTTTAGTTTGTAGTGCATTAACACTACGGCTTAAGATAAATTAACTTTTAAAATTAAACCTATTAACTAAAAATTTATTTTATATAAAGGTTATCTTAATTTTGCTTAAGATAACCTTTATTAAATTACTCCTAAAGACTATGCTTCTGCTGGAGCTCCTACTGGGCAAATATTTGCACAGTTTCCACATGATATACAAACTTCTGAGTCGATATCAAATTTTACCTCACCTTGTGATATACAGCTTACTGGACATTCTGGAGCACATGCTCCGCATGCGATACATGCTTCTGAAATTACAAATGCCATTGTTATTTCCCCCTTGCATTTTAAATTTATAATAGCATTGGTAATACCTTAAAACGTATTACCTTCCCTTACATTCTATTTTATAAATTTAAAAAAATCAAGTGGTAAGTTTACTTTTCAAATATTTTGTAAAATTTTAAATTAAATTAGCTATAACTAGCGCTAATTATATATCTTAATTTGCTTCATATTGAGAATATTATTCAGATCAATAATTACCATTAATATATATCTTTAATTTTATTACTATAATTAAACTAATACCATAATCATATGTCTTAGTTTTACTTTCAACCTATAACATCATTTTCATTAATACCCCACAGTTTGAATTCTTACCATATTATATATAAATTTAATTTCCTTATTAATATATATGCATATTGCTAATTTATATAATTAAGTTATAATTTTATAAAACCACCTTTTTATTGAAAATATGACTTTTCATTAAAAATTATATATAGAATTTATATAAACTTTTTAGGCATTTATTTACTACAAAAATTCATGCTATTAAGTACTCGATTATTTGGTTAATTTTCATATAATTTCTAACTATAATCACTAGTTTTAATATTTATAAAATTAATAG of the Clostridium cylindrosporum DSM 605 genome contains:
- a CDS encoding DUF362 domain-containing protein, with the protein product MAFVISEACIACGACAPECPVSCISQGEVKFDIDSEVCISCGNCANICPVGAPAEA
- a CDS encoding ABC transporter ATP-binding protein — translated: MLRLQNLHKTFGKGTVNENYLYKGISLEIESGDFITIIGSNGAGKSTLLNIIGGKIPLDEGIISIKDKNISDMPEYKRCKFIGRVFQDPSLGTSPSMTILENLSMAYNKGKKFNLTLGVQKGKIDYFKGLLSKLNLGLEAKLHTKVGDLSGGQRQSLALLMATMSNPDVLLLDEHTAALDPKTSEIILDLTEEIIKEKNMTSLMVTHNLNHAIKAGNRLIMLHRGNIIMDIKGEEKKNLTIEKLIDSFEKLNFKNELSDRAIFS
- a CDS encoding ABC transporter permease, which gives rise to MSFLISVLEQGLIYGIVSLGIYITYKILDFPDLSVDGSFPLGAGATAMCLTLGINPYVTLLIAFAAGAIGGLLTGILHVKFKITNLLSGILVMLALYSITLRVMGGKPNIALYNEKTVFIEGIPSIIIIAIIAVVCKILLDLFFKTKLGFMLISAGDNPQLVTSLGVNKGFVITIGLMISNGLVALGGSLIAQYQGFVDVSMGAGTIVVGLASIILGTSLFKKVNFIAITTVTVIGALLYKLIIGIALAANLPPEDMRLITALIVVIALVANNTKFKFKKKNRTIGGDSSATSTESA
- a CDS encoding ABC transporter substrate-binding protein; this translates as MVGNLKKFSRGLVLALASTLIFASCSPAGGGSSKEGNVKTVGVIQHVQHPALDSANEGFVKALADKGYKDGEKVKIDQKNAQGEVVNNDSIAKKFASDKVDLIFAIATPSAQAAYNATKEIPVVLTAVTDPVAAKLVKSMDKSGTNVTGTSDLAPIKKQLEIVKKINPNAKKVGFMYNAGEANSVIQAKEAAKAAKELGLEIVEQTITSTNDVAQATDIVCSKVDALYIPTDNMVVSARAIVAKKALDKKIPVISAEGSVVEAGGLLSEGLDYKSLGYEAGLMAVDILEGKSKPQDMKVKLAEKFTLTVNKKTLDKLGIKLPKELQDKAQFVGGEK
- a CDS encoding uracil-xanthine permease family protein, whose translation is MIDNVVKEAQVTSSPFEEKVPPREKIILALQQVLTLCPGSITVALVVGRAMKADPETLAFLVASTLFANAIAALIQVYGIGKFIGSKAPLALGASFVPLAPMIIVGTKHGFPALFGAIMVSSVVVFVLCFFMHKILVFFPPIVMGSFVTLLGISLAPVAFGELAGAHGSPTYGSAKNLILGFVVIAIVIAFERFGKGIVKSIALMLGLVIGTIIGAFMGMIDFTPLMEAKWFQIVTPFKFGVPQFNTEAIVIMTIFCIINLVQCIGVFAILDDLSGQTTNNKGKSKGLRGQAVAQLLAGAFNAFPQAFLSENVAIFRFSKYKSNSIIRTAAVMLIIIAFIPKLTTLITLIPTPVLGGVTVCLFGIITTSGMSILRNVNLSDNKNFIILAISMSLGIGAHYAGKEAFVGLTGIWGQLLSNGLFMVSVSSILLYTLFNFGEIKTKLKES